Proteins encoded within one genomic window of Lysinibacillus louembei:
- a CDS encoding M20 metallopeptidase family protein produces MSLLSKAQAIAAEMIAIRRHLHQHPELSNQEFETTKLVASYLSKWDIPYTIAESGTGIVALIQTPNATKTLALRADMDALPIAEETAVPYKSIYTGVMHACGHDLHTAVLLGTAKMLIDNQHLLKANVKLIFQPAEEIMSGAKEMLQAGVLKNPKVDAAVALHTSPDLSVGEIGIRQGAMLAACDNITITIKGAGGHAAHPHKSVDPIMIAGHVLTSLQTIISRELPPTEQAVVTIGQIHGGEAHNIIPETVIMKGTVRTTNPAIREQMPTIIERIIHHTAQSMRGAATLHYEHGCPALISDMPLLQLFEQVTSELLGEEHVVHMPVPSMGGEDFAYFLEQVPGFMFRMGTGSDNENTRRALHNHKVEFEDEAIQYGIAAMVNFALTYGEV; encoded by the coding sequence TCTAAAGCACAAGCAATTGCAGCAGAAATGATTGCTATTCGTCGTCATCTTCATCAGCACCCCGAGCTCAGCAATCAAGAATTCGAAACAACAAAGCTTGTCGCAAGCTATTTATCAAAATGGGACATTCCTTATACAATAGCAGAAAGCGGTACAGGTATTGTCGCCCTCATTCAAACACCGAATGCTACAAAAACACTAGCGCTTCGAGCAGATATGGACGCATTGCCTATCGCTGAGGAAACCGCTGTTCCGTATAAGTCCATATATACAGGTGTGATGCATGCATGTGGACATGATTTGCATACCGCAGTACTGCTTGGCACAGCAAAAATGCTCATTGATAATCAGCATTTATTGAAGGCGAATGTGAAATTAATTTTCCAGCCTGCTGAGGAAATTATGAGTGGTGCAAAGGAGATGCTACAAGCGGGCGTATTGAAAAATCCAAAGGTAGATGCGGCAGTTGCCCTCCACACTTCACCAGACTTATCCGTCGGTGAAATAGGCATCCGCCAAGGAGCAATGCTTGCCGCATGTGATAATATCACCATTACAATTAAAGGAGCAGGCGGTCATGCCGCACATCCACATAAATCGGTTGATCCAATTATGATTGCAGGGCATGTGCTCACTTCCCTACAAACAATTATATCAAGAGAGCTTCCACCTACAGAACAGGCGGTTGTAACAATTGGACAAATTCATGGTGGTGAGGCACATAATATTATCCCTGAAACAGTTATTATGAAAGGCACTGTACGCACGACAAATCCTGCAATTCGTGAGCAAATGCCTACCATCATTGAGCGCATCATTCACCATACCGCACAAAGTATGCGTGGTGCTGCAACGTTGCATTATGAACATGGTTGTCCTGCTCTTATATCAGATATGCCATTATTGCAATTGTTTGAACAGGTAACGAGTGAACTACTCGGGGAAGAACATGTCGTACATATGCCTGTACCATCAATGGGCGGTGAAGACTTTGCCTACTTTTTAGAGCAAGTGCCCGGCTTTATGTTTAGAATGGGGACTGGTAGCGACAATGAAAACACCCGTCGTGCCTTGCATAATCATAAAGTGGAATTTGAAGATGAAGCAATTCAATATGGGATTGCAGCAATGGTAAATTTCGCGCTGACATATGGGGAAGTATAG
- a CDS encoding c-type cytochrome, with the protein MMTKRFMHVVLAGGLAVFGLAACGGGDKAKEEKPDSSTDTVATGESVAKAQCIGCHGGDLTGGMGPNLHGLTLSKEEIVDILKNGKGAMPAGAAKGNEEAVADYILTLK; encoded by the coding sequence ATGATGACAAAACGTTTTATGCATGTAGTATTAGCTGGCGGTCTAGCGGTGTTTGGACTGGCTGCATGTGGTGGCGGAGATAAAGCGAAGGAAGAAAAACCAGATTCATCAACAGATACGGTAGCTACTGGAGAAAGTGTTGCAAAGGCGCAATGCATTGGCTGTCATGGCGGCGATTTAACTGGCGGTATGGGACCTAACTTACATGGCTTAACATTATCTAAAGAGGAAATCGTTGATATTTTAAAGAATGGTAAAGGTGCAATGCCTGCGGGAGCCGCTAAAGGAAATGAGGAAGCAGTGGCAGATTATATTTTAACATTGAAATAA